In Arachis hypogaea cultivar Tifrunner chromosome 2, arahy.Tifrunner.gnm2.J5K5, whole genome shotgun sequence, a genomic segment contains:
- the LOC112755617 gene encoding BTB/POZ domain-containing protein At1g03010 isoform X1, which produces MGVVTVGELKPSISGKRTFRPSSSIRHATEWPISDVSSDFTIEVGSSSFALHKFPLVSKSGRIRKLLLEAKDSKVSRISLANVPGGLESFELAAKFCYGINLELTLSNVAILKCVSHFLEMTEEYAEKNLETRVESYLKDTVLPNTSSTITVLHRCENLLPYSEEINLVSRLINAIANNACKEQLTSGLLKLDHNFPSKTISSMEPETPSDWWGKSLNILSLEFFQRVLTAVKSKGLKQEMISKILINYAHNSLQGIVSISKDPQFFKGSSSDLELQKRHRIIVEAIVSLLPTQSRKSPVPMAFLSSLLKAAIAVFASSSCRSDLERRIGLQLDQAILEDILIPTNSQQNLQNTAIVYDMDSIVRIFSIFLNLDEEEEDDNRMRDESEMVYDYDSPGSPKQSSIIKVSKLLDNFLTEVALDPNLSPSKFISLAELLPDHARVVSDGLYRAVDIFLKVHPNIKDSDRYRLCKAIDCQKLTQEACSHAAQNERLPVQMAVQVLYFEQIRLRNAMNGGHNQIFFGGGFNGQFPQRSGSGAGSGAISPRDNYASVRRENRELKLEVARMRMRLTDLEKDHVSMKQGLVKTRSASRLFKSLSRKLSKINILFRISSIKPNGASSESRFPFPRRRRHSVS; this is translated from the exons ATGGGAGTGGTAACTGTTGGTGAATTGAAGCCTAGCATTTCAGGAAAAAGAACCTTCCGTCCAAGTTCAAGCATAAGGCATGCCACTGAATG GCCAATTTCTGATGTATCTAGTGATTTTACAATTGAAGTTGGATCTTCAAGCTTTGCACTTCACAAG tttccTCTGGTTTCTAAGAGTGGAAGAATAAGGAAACTGCTGTTAGAGGCTAAAGACTCGAAGGTTTCGCGCATAAGTCTGGCGAACGTGCCGGGCGGCCTAGAATCATTCGAGCTAGCTGCGAAATTCTGCTATGGAATCAATCTTGAATTAACACTCTCCAATGTTGCTATTCTAAAATGTGTATCACACTTTCTTGAAATGACAGAGGAGTATGCAGAGAAGAACTTGGAAACAAGAGTTGAATCATATCTAAAGGATACCGTTCTACCTAACACATCAAGCACCATAACCGTGCTTCATCGCTGCGAAAATCTTCTTCCATACTCAGAAGAGATCAACCTTGTTAGCAGGCTAATCAATGCGATTGCGAATAATGCATGTAAAGAGCAGCTTACCTCTGGATTGTTGAAATTGGATCATAACTTCCCTTCCAAGACTATTTCTAGCATGGAACCAGAGACGCCGTCGGATTGGTGGGGAAAGTCTCTCAATATTCTTAGCCTTGAATTCTTCCAGAGAGTTCTGACGGCCGTGAAGTCGAAGGGACTAAAACAAGAAATGATCAGCAAGATCTTGATAAATTACGCGCACAATTCGCTTCAGGGGATTGTTAGTATTAGTAAGGATCCTCAATTTTTCAAGGGAAGTTCATCTGACTTGGAGTTGCAAAAGAGACACAGGATAATTGTGGAAGCCATTGTTAGCTTGCTGCCTACGCAATCAAGGAAAAGTCCCGTTCCAATGGCGTTTCTATCCAGCTTGTTGAAGGCTGCAATTGCTGTGTTCGCTTCTTCGTCGTGCAGATCCGATCTGGAGAGAAGGATTGGCCTACAGCTTGACCAGGCAATCCTTGAAGACATACTAATTCCAACAAATTCGCAGCAAAATTTGCAGAACACAGCAATAGTTTATGACATGGATTCAATTGTGAGGATATTTTCCATTTTCTTGAACttggatgaggaggaggaggatgataaTCGAATGCGAGACGAAAGCGAAATGGTTTATGACTATGACAGTCCTGGATCTCCAAAACAAAGCTCAATTATTAAGGTTTCAAAATTGTTGGACAATTTTCTAACCGAAGTAGCACTCGATCCGAACTTGTCACCATCCAAGTTTATATCGCTTGCAGAGCTACTTCCAGATCACGCCAGAGTAGTTAGTGATGGTCTCTATAGAGCTGTTGATATCTTCCTTAAG GTTCATCCAAACATAAAGGACTCAGATCGATACCGTctttgcaaggccattgattgtCAGAAACTGACTCAAGAAGCATGCAGCCATGCAGCGCAAAACGAAAGGCTGCCGGTACAAATGGCGGTTCAAGTTCTTTACTTCGAGCAAATCCGGCTGCGAAACGCAATGAACGGAGGACACAACCAGATCTTCTTCGGCGGAGGATTCAACGGCCAGTTCCCTCAACGCTCCGGGAGCGGAGCAGGAAGCGGAGCCATTTCTCCGCGAGACAACTACGCTTCCGTGCGAAGAGAGAACCGGGAGCTGAAGCTGGAGGTTGCGAGAATGCGAATGAGGCTAACTGATTTGGAGAAAGATCACGTTTCAATGAAGCAGGGGCTTGTAAAGACACGCTCTGCAAGCAGGCTATTCAAATCATTGTCAAGAAAACTTAGCAAAATTAATATTCTATTTAGGATATCTAGCATTAAGCCAAATGGTGCTAGTTCAGAAAGCAGATTCCCTTTCCCTAGGAGAAGGCGTCACTCAGTTTCATGA
- the LOC112755617 gene encoding BTB/POZ domain-containing protein At1g03010 isoform X2, translating to MTEEYAEKNLETRVESYLKDTVLPNTSSTITVLHRCENLLPYSEEINLVSRLINAIANNACKEQLTSGLLKLDHNFPSKTISSMEPETPSDWWGKSLNILSLEFFQRVLTAVKSKGLKQEMISKILINYAHNSLQGIVSISKDPQFFKGSSSDLELQKRHRIIVEAIVSLLPTQSRKSPVPMAFLSSLLKAAIAVFASSSCRSDLERRIGLQLDQAILEDILIPTNSQQNLQNTAIVYDMDSIVRIFSIFLNLDEEEEDDNRMRDESEMVYDYDSPGSPKQSSIIKVSKLLDNFLTEVALDPNLSPSKFISLAELLPDHARVVSDGLYRAVDIFLKVHPNIKDSDRYRLCKAIDCQKLTQEACSHAAQNERLPVQMAVQVLYFEQIRLRNAMNGGHNQIFFGGGFNGQFPQRSGSGAGSGAISPRDNYASVRRENRELKLEVARMRMRLTDLEKDHVSMKQGLVKTRSASRLFKSLSRKLSKINILFRISSIKPNGASSESRFPFPRRRRHSVS from the exons ATGACAGAGGAGTATGCAGAGAAGAACTTGGAAACAAGAGTTGAATCATATCTAAAGGATACCGTTCTACCTAACACATCAAGCACCATAACCGTGCTTCATCGCTGCGAAAATCTTCTTCCATACTCAGAAGAGATCAACCTTGTTAGCAGGCTAATCAATGCGATTGCGAATAATGCATGTAAAGAGCAGCTTACCTCTGGATTGTTGAAATTGGATCATAACTTCCCTTCCAAGACTATTTCTAGCATGGAACCAGAGACGCCGTCGGATTGGTGGGGAAAGTCTCTCAATATTCTTAGCCTTGAATTCTTCCAGAGAGTTCTGACGGCCGTGAAGTCGAAGGGACTAAAACAAGAAATGATCAGCAAGATCTTGATAAATTACGCGCACAATTCGCTTCAGGGGATTGTTAGTATTAGTAAGGATCCTCAATTTTTCAAGGGAAGTTCATCTGACTTGGAGTTGCAAAAGAGACACAGGATAATTGTGGAAGCCATTGTTAGCTTGCTGCCTACGCAATCAAGGAAAAGTCCCGTTCCAATGGCGTTTCTATCCAGCTTGTTGAAGGCTGCAATTGCTGTGTTCGCTTCTTCGTCGTGCAGATCCGATCTGGAGAGAAGGATTGGCCTACAGCTTGACCAGGCAATCCTTGAAGACATACTAATTCCAACAAATTCGCAGCAAAATTTGCAGAACACAGCAATAGTTTATGACATGGATTCAATTGTGAGGATATTTTCCATTTTCTTGAACttggatgaggaggaggaggatgataaTCGAATGCGAGACGAAAGCGAAATGGTTTATGACTATGACAGTCCTGGATCTCCAAAACAAAGCTCAATTATTAAGGTTTCAAAATTGTTGGACAATTTTCTAACCGAAGTAGCACTCGATCCGAACTTGTCACCATCCAAGTTTATATCGCTTGCAGAGCTACTTCCAGATCACGCCAGAGTAGTTAGTGATGGTCTCTATAGAGCTGTTGATATCTTCCTTAAG GTTCATCCAAACATAAAGGACTCAGATCGATACCGTctttgcaaggccattgattgtCAGAAACTGACTCAAGAAGCATGCAGCCATGCAGCGCAAAACGAAAGGCTGCCGGTACAAATGGCGGTTCAAGTTCTTTACTTCGAGCAAATCCGGCTGCGAAACGCAATGAACGGAGGACACAACCAGATCTTCTTCGGCGGAGGATTCAACGGCCAGTTCCCTCAACGCTCCGGGAGCGGAGCAGGAAGCGGAGCCATTTCTCCGCGAGACAACTACGCTTCCGTGCGAAGAGAGAACCGGGAGCTGAAGCTGGAGGTTGCGAGAATGCGAATGAGGCTAACTGATTTGGAGAAAGATCACGTTTCAATGAAGCAGGGGCTTGTAAAGACACGCTCTGCAAGCAGGCTATTCAAATCATTGTCAAGAAAACTTAGCAAAATTAATATTCTATTTAGGATATCTAGCATTAAGCCAAATGGTGCTAGTTCAGAAAGCAGATTCCCTTTCCCTAGGAGAAGGCGTCACTCAGTTTCATGA